TGAGCGGCGCGCCGGCGTCGTTCGACAGCGCCCGCCTGCTGCGCGACGTGCGGCGCATCTGCGAAGAGCAGATCCGCTTCTGGAGCGAGGACGCGAGCGCGCCGTTTGCGCACTACACCTTCTTGCTCAATGCGGCAGACGATGGCTACGGCGGGTTGGAGCACAAGAGCAGCACCGCGCTGATCTGCAACCGGCGCGACCTGCCGCGCCTGGGCCAGGCCAAGGCCCCCGAGGGCTACACCACGCTGCTTGGCCTGTTCAGCCATGAATACTTTCACGCCTGGAACGTCAAGCGCATGCGCCCCGCCGAGTTCACGCGCTACGACTACACGCAGGAGAACTACACCGAGCTGCTCTGGTTCTTCGAAGGTTTCACCAGCTACTACGACGACCTGCTGCTGCGCCGCGCCGGCCTGATCGACCAGTCCGGCTACCTCAAGCTGCTTGCCAAGACCATCAACCAGGTGCTGCAGACCCCCGGGCGCCAGGTGCAAAGCGTGGCTCAGGCGAGCTTTGATGCCTGGGTGCGCTACTACCGCCCGGACGAAAACACCCCCGGCACCACGGTCAGCTACTACACCAAGGGCGCGCTCGTTGCGCTGTGCCTGGACCTGTCCCTGCGCAGCAGCGGCCGCTGCACGCTGGACGACGTCATGCGCGCGCTGTGGCGCACGAGCAAGGGCGGCCCGATCACCGAAGCTGCCGTGCGCCAGCAGCTGCGCCGCTGCTCCGGCCGGCACTGGGGCGACGAGCTGCACGCCTGGGTGCACGGCACGGGCGAGCTGCCGCTGGCCGAGCTGCTGGCCGCGCATGGCGTGCAGATGAAGAGCGACACCGACCAACCGGCCCAGCGCCTGGGCCTGCGCGTGCAGGAGTCGGGCAGCGTGCGGGTCAAGCTGGTGCTTGCCGGCAGCGCGGCAGAGCGCGCGGGCTTCATGGCCGGCGACGAATGGCTGGGCGTGGAGGTCGCGGGCGAGGGCTGGCGGCTTGCAAAGCTCGACGACCTGGCGCTGTACGCCGGCGCGCAGCCCGAGCTCACCGCGCTGGTCGCGCGCGACGCCCGCCTGCTGCGCCTGGCGCTGAGCCTGCCCGCGCCCGACAGCCCCGCAAGCAGCGTGCAGCTCAGCGTCACCGAGCCGGCGCTGGCCGACCAGTGGCTGGGTCTGCCTTGAGCGCTGGCTCCGCTTCGCGCGGCCGCCAGTCGCTATATTCAGGCGTTTGAACCCACAAACACCGGAGCAAGCCATGGCCTACGAATGCATTCTCACCCGCGTGGAAGCCGAGAAAGTCGGCGTCATCCAGCTCAACCGCCCCAAGGCGCTCAACGCGCTGAACGACCAGCTCATGGACGAGCTGGGCGCGGCGCTCAAGGCCTTTGACGCCGACGAGTCCATAGGCTGCATCGTGCTCACCGGCAGCGAAAAAGCCTTTGCCGCCGGCGCCGACATCACCATGATGGCCAAGTACAGCTTTGCCGACGCCTACAAGGGCGACTACATCACGCGCAACTGGGAGACCATCCGCTCCATCCGCAAGCCCGTCATCGCCGCCGTGAGCGGCTACGCCCTGGGCGGCGGCTGCGAGCTGGCCATGATGTGCGACTTCATCATCGCCGCGGACAACGCCAGATTCGGCCAGCCCGAAATCAAGCTCGGCGTCATCCCCGGCGCCGGCGGCACCCAGCGCCTGCCGCGCGCCGTCGGCAAATCCAAGGCCATGGACATGGCGCTCACCGCCCGCATGATGGACGCGCAGGAAGCCGAGCGCGCCGGGCTGGTCAGCCGCGTCGTCGCGCTGGACAAGCTGATGGAAGAGACGCTTGCCGCCGCCATCACCATCAGCGGCTTCTCGCAGATCGCCGTCATGGCCGCCAAGGAATCGGTCAACCGCGCCTTTGAAGGCGGCCTGAGCGACGGCGTGATGTTCGAGCGGCGCCTGTTTCATTCGCTGTTTGCAACGCAAGACCAGAAGGAAGGCATGGACGCCTTCGTGAACAAGCGCCAGGCGAAGTTCACCCACCAATAAAATACCGGTCACATACGGCTCTGGCGCTTGCTGGACAAGCGCTTGCAGCTATCAATTCAGGGGTGAATCATGGACAAGGATCTCGCGGCCCCGTTTCGCATCGCCTTGCTGATCGACGCCGACAATGCGCCGGCGGAGCTGATCGACGAGATCCTCACCGAGCTCTCCACCCTTGGTGTCATCAACATCCGGCGGGCCTACGGCAACTGGACCAAGCACGCCCTGGAGGGCTGGCGCGCGCGGCTGCTGGAGTTTGCCATCCGGCCTATGCAGCAATTCGACTACTCGCGGCAGAAGAACGCCAGCGACATGGCGATGACCGTGGACGCGATGGAGCTGCTCTACACCGAGCGCCCGGACGCGTTCGGCATCGTGTCCTCGGACGCGGATTTCACCCCGCTGGTCATGCACCTGCGCGCCAAGGGAGCCGCCGTGTTCGGTTTTGGCGCGGCGCAGACGCCCAAGCCCTTCGTCAACGCCTGTTCCCGCTTCCTGTACCTGGAGGCCTTGCGCGACGCGGCGGCAGAAGCCGAGGCGGACGCCGCCCCTGCTGGCGCAGAGCGCGCGCCGGCGGCCGCCCCCAATGCGCCCGCCCGGCCC
The DNA window shown above is from Comamonas sp. NLF-1-9 and carries:
- a CDS encoding M61 family metallopeptidase, which codes for MPKPLLPPVHYRVDLPDPRTHRYHLTLTIARPAARQNLSLPVWIPGSYLVREFSRHLVNLRARQGGRAVVLTQLSKCQWQALCRRGEPLVLHYEVVASDRSVRAAWLDATRGFFNATSLCLRVHGQEEQPHGLQVLRPAACGNWQLATALTALKAARHGFGSYQAAGYDELADCPVEMGVFQSLRFVACGTPHRLVVSGAPASFDSARLLRDVRRICEEQIRFWSEDASAPFAHYTFLLNAADDGYGGLEHKSSTALICNRRDLPRLGQAKAPEGYTTLLGLFSHEYFHAWNVKRMRPAEFTRYDYTQENYTELLWFFEGFTSYYDDLLLRRAGLIDQSGYLKLLAKTINQVLQTPGRQVQSVAQASFDAWVRYYRPDENTPGTTVSYYTKGALVALCLDLSLRSSGRCTLDDVMRALWRTSKGGPITEAAVRQQLRRCSGRHWGDELHAWVHGTGELPLAELLAAHGVQMKSDTDQPAQRLGLRVQESGSVRVKLVLAGSAAERAGFMAGDEWLGVEVAGEGWRLAKLDDLALYAGAQPELTALVARDARLLRLALSLPAPDSPASSVQLSVTEPALADQWLGLP
- a CDS encoding enoyl-CoA hydratase translates to MAYECILTRVEAEKVGVIQLNRPKALNALNDQLMDELGAALKAFDADESIGCIVLTGSEKAFAAGADITMMAKYSFADAYKGDYITRNWETIRSIRKPVIAAVSGYALGGGCELAMMCDFIIAADNARFGQPEIKLGVIPGAGGTQRLPRAVGKSKAMDMALTARMMDAQEAERAGLVSRVVALDKLMEETLAAAITISGFSQIAVMAAKESVNRAFEGGLSDGVMFERRLFHSLFATQDQKEGMDAFVNKRQAKFTHQ
- a CDS encoding NYN domain-containing protein; this encodes MDKDLAAPFRIALLIDADNAPAELIDEILTELSTLGVINIRRAYGNWTKHALEGWRARLLEFAIRPMQQFDYSRQKNASDMAMTVDAMELLYTERPDAFGIVSSDADFTPLVMHLRAKGAAVFGFGAAQTPKPFVNACSRFLYLEALRDAAAEAEADAAPAGAERAPAAAPNAPARPPRSSAHADTPTPAAAPVPAAQRMRVPTAQLRQDTALMNLLRDAVNAMQDESGWAKVSAVGTQISNKASFDPRNYGYATLSKLLVAIGAFDFRDEGTSRVSVRDKRHGS